GCAATGGGTTTGGTGCAACTGGGCTTGCCCCTGGCCTGATTAGAGGTGGTAATTGGTTTTAGGATATTCATCCTTTGTCATTGGAGCATTAACAGTATAGTAATTGATACAGGTGGACATGCACATGTATAAGGTGAAAATAATCTTCAGACATGAGGGGGTCTCAACAAGTCTCTCTCCCAATGCCTCATGATGTTCCTAAATAGTTTTTTTACATTGTTAATTTTGACAACAATGAGCCACTGAACTCAAGATTATGATGAGCTCATGGTCTCTGggtaactttttttaaatgtagTAGTTGAGATACATACTGGGTAATATACCATACCttgcctatccaaaaaaaaggTTATATAGCATTACTCTGGCCTGACTACTTATGTATATTAGCTCCCCCACCAAACACACACAGCCCCGGAGGAAAAAGATAAAGGAACAAAAAATGTGTCCACCTTTATAACTGGCACAGCAGGATTATACATACCTTCAAAAGGGATGGAATGGTATTGGAACTTCGAGAGCTTATGAACAATGTTCCTTTTAAGTAGCTAAGCTTGGGATGGCAAGGGAATGACAGGTTGTTGAGGGTGGTGTGTGGAAATGCATTTCAGGAAATTATATGGTTGGCTAGAAATAGCTGTCCAATCAAAATGGATGATTAgcttaatcaattaaataatggGAGAAGAAAATAGACTGTAATTCTTAGAAGATATTTGATGTGAAGCATGGTGTCCTACAGTCTCTTCTGAGTCTAGGAGGTgctatagaaaatattttaatgaactCTGCATGGaatcttctttttcatttattttcctttctttcataTTCTATATGAGCATCCTACGCAGGGACATTGAAAAATTATTGGTGTCTGGCTCAACAACCTTGTGGATATCTAAGACATCACATATATAGTGGTGTGCCTGATACAATAGATATGCTCTTCTAGTAAGAACTATTGaactttttgtttaatttcacCCAAAATTGGGAGTTAAAACCTCGGCTACAATTTGTGACTATTGGTTCAGTATGGCATGTTGGCATATTACTATGCTTCACAGATTGGTCTGTACATTTTAAAGCTTAAGTTGGTTTTGATGGCATTATATTGCTAGACATTCTATAAGGAAGTGAAATAACAGCAGGTAAATGGATGTGGTTCCCAGTAGTTCTTGTAATCATTTCTGGATCCTTTACATGATGACTGAAGTTCAAAAGAATATGCCCCTATTGTTAGATCTTTTCTTCTTGGAGTGGATCGTCCCATAATTTGAATCGAAAACCATTAATAACAATGCACTCCTGAAAGTTACCTTATTCATTTGCTTCTTAATCCCTTGCATTTGTTTTCCTTGTGAACCATGTTACATGGAATGCTTTTGTGCATTTATTCTGGCTCAGTATACCTGCCATGTGAAGTTAGcatatattttttgataggaatTGAACGGTCATGCCAGATCattcttttttcctctattGGTAAATGTCCATCTTCTGGAAGTGAAAAAATCAAACTCTATATTCATTATCACTCTCCAATTCTCACCTCCAAAGATGTTGAGCAGTACCAGATGTTTCATCACAGTTCTTAGGAGTAATTCTTCAATAGTCTTGTAGCAGCATTATTGAGGTTGCTTATAATTGGCTCTTGGACTTGTTTGGTTTTTAGTCTCAGGTTAAggcattttaatttatttaattttggcATGGTTATGACATGCTTGTTTAGATCCGTTCAGTTGTTCCATGTCTAAGCAGTAGATAACTTCTGACATCCATATTTATCTACTTGGATGCTATTCATGTAGTGTCTCACATCCATTTTCTTTACCATATCAGTGATCTAATATTCGGTATGGCAGGGCATTTATGGAGTCCCATCTGCCAGCATTTAAAGAGAGCAATCCTCAGCTAGAGGTGGTTACTGAACTCATTCGTGGTCAGCACCCACACCTGAAGGGCTTTTACAGTAAGActctctcatctctctctctcaaaattGTATTGGATGCTGTATGATTTATGATATATGAGATCTTAGACCTAAATCACTACCTCGTACTTTCTTTATCCTTTTTAGGGAATGATCCATTTTTCAAATAGGACACAATGATAAGTCTGTGGGTCTTACCTGTTTTATCATGTGGTCATCTGAGTGGCATACATAGAGATTTCTAAGTTTAGACGTCTAAATGGAAGATGGTTATACTATGATAAAACAAATTGGGAAACACTTAGGTGGTGagtgtttttttaacttaatgttGAATGCaatttgcttttagattttagattgttttttattttttattttttacttatttttaattttttttattgaatgaaaaaaaccaaaatatttggttttttaatgAATcctaaaaatgactttttgaaATAATCAAAACACAATCTCACCATAACCCTTActctattaatatttaatacttaacagaaataaaataacaaaaaaacaaacaacataataattaatactattaagttgtATTTCGAATTGAGttaaattaagttctatttagatttaagtaaaaaaaaaaaaaaaaaaaaaaacaaacaccaccttactcTTGACtgtttattttaattggatTGTTCATTcccaattttctaaaatttgttgcATGAGCCCATTAAGTTGATGTTCTGAGGCATGATTTATCTAGTAGTTTGCAAGGCCTTAAACTTGCATCTTGAGATATTCATCTGCGCTTCTAAAGTGGTATTATCGTTTTGGAAGTTTAATGCATCCTCAAATAAGGTCCAGGTTAAGCGAAATCTACATAAATCAAGCCCTACTTGTTGAACATTCTGCAAAAAGACCATAACTTGAGTAGCAACCATGATATTAAGCTACAGTCAGAAAATTGAGCTCAAGGGTAGAATGATTTCTTTAAAGCTGCTATGGAAATCTTGAGTATCATGTAAATCCTATATCAGTCAGGCGGTAAATTTGATTAAAGCCAGGACAGGGGCAATGAGTGAAACTTTTTGctctttgaaaaataaattctacatCTGTCAGTTGTGTGTAGTTCAATTTCCACTCTTTTACCCCTTTATAGTTGGCTTCTTCCAAAGATTTAGGTTATgttttggttcctagaaaatttaagggaaagaaaataaagaggaaagtaaaagaaaataaaaagtaaagaaattttttttaaagttcataaattatttttttatattacttcaaacccatttcacttattttaactcttctatattaagattaaataattttaaaatatataagtttttaactaaatttaattatattttattttttttcttttatatttttataatgaaaccaaatatgaaaaaattgtttttattaacaGTTTTCTTTCCTAAACACTTTtcgagaaccaaatatagccttagTATTTTTCTTCATGCTTGAGTTTCTGCATATCTTGAAGGCTAAATCATCTCTTGTTGTGAATGCACAGAGAACAAGAACGAGCGGGTGATATGTGTGAAGAATATGACCCCAGAAGATGTACTCCACCATGCAACCAGGCTACGAAATGCGTTGGGAAGAAAGGTGCTGAAGCTGAAGACGAGGCATGTCACCAAACACCCAAGTGTTCAAGGTACATGGACAACTGCCATGAGAATTTGAGGTGCAAGAGAAATGATATAAGGAGCTTGTTTTGGCAAAATATCCCTAAATTGAGCAAAGCTCCATACACTTCTCTACTCGGATATGCACTTCTTTACTCTTTTTTGGGaggtaaaaaaagaaaggggCAATGGTCTGTAGGAAAATCCAACTGCCATTTTGGTATGAAGTATAAACATGCTGAGCGACCTTGCTAGTCATGGTTAATGTAAAATCTGAGTTTTGTTTAGATTGTGGATGGTCCCATGCATTTTGGTCCTTTCCATGTTCCATGCAAATTATTCTCACATAAATGTGGTCAAATTGAACCTTCAATGCCCAAAACCATCTTTCCTGTCTTTGTTTTCAATTGCAGAACATAAACATAACTGATTGGTTGTTCAAAAATAATTGGGCCTCAGTTGCAGACATGTGGCCATCCTTAGTTTTGTAGCTCTTTTGTTGGtagtatttttctttaaaaaggcCGGTTTAAgctgttgttttaaaaaacagtttctgaagacactttttttttttttaatgattttgtagaataaaaatatgtttaaataacttctatatataatattttattgttaatcattcttcatatgtgtagttatattttttgaaaatagtctTTGGAAATCAAGTGGAAAcatttaaaaacaactaaaaatattttttgaaaataccaagtttttttgtttttaaaaatagaaaactgttttccatttttttttttgtggtcaAACATGTTATTGTAATTGAATACCTAACTAAAGAAAACGATGCTTGGAAAAACAATCAAAGAAAttgtgaaataattttttagattttttaaaaataacttttacaaCTTTAAATGCCTAATCTTTATAAGGTGCTTATAGCGCTTCaggaatcactaccaaacagacCCTTCTTCAAGCTACTACCATGGACATGGACCAAAAACAACACCTTTTGTTGAGCTTGAACATGATAAGAATTTGATATAGTAGAAAAGTTGATGTGTGCCCAGTGAAACACCACACTATTATTCGGGGCAAGTAATCTCTCGAAGCTGTAAATTAGTATGTTACCCAATAAGACAAACAAAACTTTCCCGGAAAATTTCAAATACAAAACATGATTATATGTGTATAAAAATTGTGATTGCCTCATTCTTTTAAGAAGCCTAAAGAGTCCAGCCACAGGGTAATGGTACCTTTGAGAAACCCCAGAGCTGAAGCCTCGGATTCCAGCCTAAGTATTTGGGCAGATAGGTATGATACATTGAGATTTAATCATGCACCGTTATTGGCAGCAGTGGCGGCCTCAGCAGCCTTCTTCTCCCTCTgtttctccctttttttcttgtttttcgcAGCGTTCTTGCTCATTTCTCTGTATTATAGTGTTTAACAACATCATTAGCATTATAAGAATCAAAACAGGGCATGTTAAGAACAAATCTGTAGGTAGTGGACTTACTCTGTAGAGCTCCCTCCAAATAGCTGGTGTATTACACAAGCATTAAAACCGTCAGAAAACACATAAAAGCAATAGCTGACTCAATAATTCCTACTTTAAAGTCTAAAACTACATTAATATGCACACGATGAAACCTAAAGCAATTGATAAAATCAACTTTGGGTCTTCACCTTGGGGTTTGGAACCCACACTGTGTCTCTTGCGGAAGTTTTaggatgatgaagatgatgataataggATGGGGGGGGCGTTTTGATGTGATGTAAAGAAGTTATCATCTCTAAATCATTTTAAACACAAATTGTAACTGTCTTATTTTCTATGTTAGTAAAACctcacccaaaaaaaaagaaaaaaacaagattaGAAACAAGgccactcatccatttcctaATTGACCTGGTTTTAGATAGGACCAATGAGATATAAAGAAACAAAtgttacaaaaatcaaaatataacccatttaaaaaaatgaagaacaaatGAAATGGTTCTATCAACATGTACTGTCCTAAATGAGTTCagtcattaattataaaatttccaGATGTAGTTTTATGTACCTTGGTCTGAATGGCAGCTGCAGTCTTTGCATGTGGTGGACGATATGCAGCAGGTTTTTGAGTAGGAGGGTTGGCAGAAGTGGCTTTGTTAGGAGCCACGGAAGATTTTGAACCTTGCCCTGAAAATGAGCCACTCTCTCCAATAAACCAAAAGAAtgcatttacaaaatttaaaattaaaaaaggttCTTCAACACCAAAAAAGAGATAAACCTTGTTGTTTGGTTTCTCCAACTTTTAATGAGTCAATGGACTGGGCAAGTTCAGCAATTTCACCAAACCTATCTGGTGATTCCGGTTTCCAATCAGCCTGTGTTGGCagagaaaaaaaaggacatAAAAACTACAAGCTGATTCAGGATCTTAGGATAAGTGTTACTGACAACACTGACCTGGTACAACTTATCAAACATCGTCTTGAAATACAGTGATCCATTGGGGTGGAAAATTTTAATCCTGCAGCAATAAAACATAATGATAAAAGAATTTATCAGAGAATAAGTTCATATTTTAATAGACTAAATAAACTCGTTTGAACATGACAATACACACACCACCAACCTAATATGAAAGgagtcaaaaaataaaaactaaaattacaataaaagaATATGACAAGGAAGAAAGACAGCATCCAAATGGAGTCATGAACAGTTAAAAGGGTATATACACTTTTTCGAAAGAAGGAAGCAAAGAATAAAATTCATTGCTTATAACATTTGGCTAAAAAGGAACCGGCTGTAGTCAAACAAGTTAGAGAAAACCTGAGAATCAGCTAGGGTAGCTCCCCAATTTCAGGTTTCCCCCACTTGAACATCCACATCAGCATAAAGGTATGCcatctaaatttaaaaacatttagaaAATGTAATGGAATGTATTGACCCCTCTTCTCCAAACCCACAAGATGATATAACAAATCAAAAGACCAATTTACCCATTGTCAACTTGTAGTCTTGGAGCTGTTGTGGCAGTCATGAAATAGCATCCATCTGGGGACCATTCACTTGTTACAGACCACTCAGCCCTAGTTGTTCCAAGCTGCTTTTTCTCCTTGTAGTCCCAAAATGCCTGAAGTGCAAAAGAACATGAACACAAGgaacaagaaagaaaatgtgATGAATTTTTTGGTACTGAACGTATAAATTGGTGTAGCTACTTTATAACTGGGGGTATAAGGAAGAAAATAGACATTTTACATACAAGAACAATTTTACATACAAGGACATATAGATACAGAAAGAATTATGAAAGTTAAGCCACAATAAAGCATCATTTATGAAAAGGAAAGAACGGTAGCCAAAGAACATCATGGGAAGCTATGTATGTGGATATTGTAATACTAGTAAAAATTTAGAACTTTAATTTCTCTGCAGCTGGACTCCATTCTATCTCAAGCAACAGGTaccaattgaatttttttagcaGAGAACTGCTCTTTTCCAGTTCTCTCAGTACATGATTATATTGCAATTTTTGTATTAGTCATCCGGTTTCTCTAGGAGCAGAGTGCTACCAAGTTCACACTATGACCAAATATAGAACTTTCAACTTGCAAAAGCAAAAGCCAGCATATTGCAGTGAGGAATCAATTGAAAATTAGAGAAGAAAGTATTATAATCTTGGATTACATACCATATCACCAGGTAAGTTTCCAAAACCTGCCAAACATAGGACTGCAAACCAGGGAATTAAGGCCACACAAATACATAGTGAAAAGGAAGATgaatgagaaattaaaaaaaaaattgtaacacaTTGATTATTAGTGTAGAAAAGCATAATgcagttttttcttttaaccgAAGGATACACTTCCCCTTTGGATTCCATCGAATAGTATTGTAAGGGCCTGTGCCAAGCTCAACCAGAGGATTGCACTTCTTGTCAAACACTGTTGCTTTTGCAGGCATAACTGAAATAGGCTAAGGGACAGAACAATATGCAATGTACTGCAAGAAAATATttctgaaaagaaaaatataaggcTACAAACTGGCTGCATTTCCCTTTACATATACTCCAAAGTTTCAATAAGAGAAGCACTGACAACAAATATCTAGTCTTGAAAACtgaaagtttttcaattaaACTAAACATTCATCATATTGATTCCAAAAACTGTAACTTAATAGAAGGCAAATATCTGGTGGTAGATGAAACACCACCGGTAAGTCCTAcctaaagaaatttaaaatgatCTTATTGTTTTATTAACTGATCTTGGCCCATCTGGTTAAAAAGGAAACactttcacaaataaataaataaattgtttagtGTAACCAGATAAAATTAAACAGTTATAACGCATCTAAAAGGTTTTTTGAGGTCTCTGCACTTAAATTCAATGCTTAACCTAAAAGCTTATCCTGATAAGATTAATGATGCGTTCAACCTTGGAAAACTTTTTGTAGAGGTTTCTGTTCGAAGTATTGCTGTATTATATGGAAGGAAAATAAGGATACATCCATAAACAACAGCAAATTCTGAACCAGAATATGACCACTGAACATCATGAACTGGCCCTTCTTTACCTGCAAATATACCAAACAATAAGCATCCTGAAGGCAGTTAAAACTGACTTTGGGTTGCACAATTAAGATAGTAACATACTGAGTGGCACAAGGCCTTCATGGGTTCCATTTGTTGTCAAGTAGTTCAGCTTTGATTCTCCAAAATAACTCTGGTTGGTTTTATCAACATCAGCTTGAACCAGAACTAGAAGCCCCGTAGAGCCACGATTCCAACTCAATTGCACTGTTGAACATCGGAAAAAGCTTCGTCGAGCAACAGGTTGACTCATTGAATTTTCACCACAAGCAAATATCTGGACACTGGCAGGAATTCCCTACATAAAGAGGAGGCTTAATGTCATATGAATGATTCCAACAATTTGACCAATTTTAACCAGTTTCTATACAATCTGTTGAAGAATATCAGATTTTCAGAATTTCATGATGTAAAGCAGTAATGGCAATTCATTTAATTTGCAGAACTTTAACCCAATGAGTGACCTATAAATAACCATGGAACCATCCCAGAAATAAGTATTAAGCAGTGGAACACAAACCTTAGATTCTGGAATAAATGCAGCCACATGGGACCCAGGTGCCTTAGAAAGCTCTACAGCAGCTATTCCGGGAATTCTAACTCGATATATAATTTCTTTAGAGAAATCCCGAGCATCAAAAAATTGTATCTCATTTGTTGCCAGACGGCATGCAATAGCTTCATCAGAGCTAAATTGAACTGAGGGCCTAAGGGCAAGCAAATTAGACACTcgaaatcatataaaaattttgagtaTCAAATTTTAGATTGACATCAATTTTGGAGGGGTAAAATCAAAGCATAGCACCAACCATAACAAAACtatgaaaaaatatcaaaatgctTGAATTTTATACATAAATGATTGAAATTCACAGAACAATAAAACCTCATGAACTATTATTCATACCATGTGGTTTTGGTCATGTTCTTCTGGAAGTGTTGATAAACAGGAGCACCGGTTTCTGTCTTCCATAAGATGACATTCTTTTCCTGTGGTGTTGAGGGTCTTTGAAAGGTCTGAAGATAGGTCCCGCAAGGGGACATGGTGGCTGCAGACATATTGGGAACTGCAAATGATCTGATCTCTTTGGAGCTGCTGCAATCGTATATGCTGACAGTGGAGTCTGATTTCATCACCATGAGTCTGGACCCATCTTCGCTGAACTTTGCATTGGTACAAATAACCTTTTCAAGCTTGACAGCAGGTTGACCATTGTTGAATGGAGGTCCACACCATAGAGAGAACCCTTCTGGTGCTCGAACTAAGAGAAAGGAAGAAGGAAGATAAGAGAAGAGCTAGAAATAAAAGGTCAACCATGCAGGGAGAGGGAAGAATTACCTAAAATCTCCAAAGATGGCACAGAATCCATGAAGCTGACAGGGGAATCAATGAAAGGACAAGCTACCCTTTATCAGCAGAATGTCTGCAAAACAGAGCACTGCTGATGGAtctttttaagaacagtttgactccaaagaaaaaaagatggaaaatgTAGCCATTCTGAGTAGTGAACTTCAAGGAACAGATAAGGGACAATTTATTTGACTTGTGCATCTTAGAGAACttggaattttttatatacattttatttttgtccatATAATTCTGTAGAGTACCAGCTAGTTGTCTTCTTTCTTCACACAcaaattatttccattttttaaaaggaaCTAAGGTAGAACGAGTGTATCAAGACCTAAGTGATGGATTTTTCTTTCTCACCCGCACAGGAGCCTGCCTTTTTGCTACCTGCATAGGGCACCAAAGCCACTTCTGGTTAGAAGGATTCCTAGCAAGGTTCAAACTTCAAAGTACTTTCTTTTGGTTTCATTTCTGTTAGAAGTAGACAGGAAAAAGCCAAAGGAATTAAGACATCCATGCAAACAATTTCACTCAAAAGAATCAAAAAGTTACGTTTGTAACCTCTATTTGGCCTGTGATATAAAATGCTGAAGTGCCCGAAAATTCTATTACTTACAACCATGGCAACTAATGACCTTTGCTACCATATATCAAAAGACTAAAATCACCAGATCAGTGCTACTGGAACTATGAGATTTCCAATGAATTCATAAGTCAAACAATGTGAACATAACTTAACTGGTCTCCGGCTTGGAACAGTACAAGGTTGCTCATATTGCTGCATATTTAAAAAGTCATATCTACCACCTCAGGAAGCCTTTCTTTTTTGTGATAGGAAACACAACGTACGAGAGAAAAGTGTCTAACAATAAGGGAGCAACCCTATGTACACGGGGCTATACAAAAAGGCACAGAAAAATGCAGCACCAGCAATCACAAATTTTGGGGATTTCAGACAATTAGGCAACTCTGCTCCAAGCAAGTCTGAAAGAGCAAGgtcataaaaaatgtaaatttcaaTCTGGACAAACACCATTAGAATTAGAACAAGGTCATATTTTAGAGTAAAATGGGCCTTCTGAACTCTTCCTCTACAGACCCTTTCCTAGTTTAGGCCAATTCTAAAAGGTTTTCCCTTTTAAGCCTTAGTTGAACAGTTTTGTGCAACCAATAGGATAAGTTGCCTTAGTTGCCGGTTAGTGTCACCCATGGTTGATAGCAAGCCCACTTCTGATTACCAACTAGCCTCCCAGAAATACAGCATTACTGATAGCAGTTCTAAAGGTGGTATGAATAAACAAGTTCTAACCTTGATAAATCATACTTCTATTATCAAATCCAACTATAGATAAGATAAGGTTTTTGGCTAtcaaaaagggaagaaaaaaatatgagatgagGCTTTCTAGTTCTGATTTATTTGTCATGCTGCATTAATTCTTTGATCAACAACCGAAAAGTGGTAATGAGAAAGATACTATCATACCACACAAATGCAGAACCTCCACAGCTACCACTGCCTCTGCCCTCGCAACCATCACTGTTCTGCGCAAACTGTTTTGCTAAATTCAACTGTTTTTCCTGAGAAGCTGCCATTTCTAAGACTTGGCAAACACAACTCTCcatttttgagaaatttcaaaaagttttaaaaataaaaataaaaatgaaagacacAAAGAAAACCCCAGCCACGCCCATGAACAAACATTTTAATAAAGCACACAAATACGAAGATACAATACATACAGCACAATCGTATACAACACTCAAAGTGACGagtcttaataaaaaatttcaagttgaTAGGCAAACAATTATATATACTATAATGTGGAATCGCTATCCCTCCGTTTGGTTGcagagaaaacagaggaaaagcaaagaaaataaacaaaaacgaAAAACTTAACTCCACTAAGCTGAATCGTTGTATTAGCCAGAGTTAAGCAATAAAAAACCTAAGATTCAAGTTG
This region of Vitis vinifera cultivar Pinot Noir 40024 chromosome 5, ASM3070453v1 genomic DNA includes:
- the LOC100254168 gene encoding large ribosomal subunit protein mL43, with product MALRGVWQLQKLIVSYSDWGGSSRGIRAFMESHLPAFKESNPQLEVVTELIRGQHPHLKGFYKNKNERVICVKNMTPEDVLHHATRLRNALGRKVLKLKTRHVTKHPSVQGTWTTAMRI
- the LOC100249064 gene encoding eukaryotic translation initiation factor 2A produces the protein MDSVPSLEILVRAPEGFSLWCGPPFNNGQPAVKLEKVICTNAKFSEDGSRLMVMKSDSTVSIYDCSSSKEIRSFAVPNMSAATMSPCGTYLQTFQRPSTPQEKNVILWKTETGAPVYQHFQKNMTKTTWPSVQFSSDEAIACRLATNEIQFFDARDFSKEIIYRVRIPGIAAVELSKAPGSHVAAFIPESKGIPASVQIFACGENSMSQPVARRSFFRCSTVQLSWNRGSTGLLVLVQADVDKTNQSYFGESKLNYLTTNGTHEGLVPLSKEGPVHDVQWSYSGSEFAVVYGFMPAKATVFDKKCNPLVELGTGPYNTIRWNPKGKFLCLAGFGNLPGDMAFWDYKEKKQLGTTRAEWSVTSEWSPDGCYFMTATTAPRLQVDNGIKIFHPNGSLYFKTMFDKLYQADWKPESPDRFGEIAELAQSIDSLKVGETKQQGQGSKSSVAPNKATSANPPTQKPAAYRPPHAKTAAAIQTKLFGGSSTEEMSKNAAKNKKKREKQREKKAAEAATAANNGA